A stretch of the Neptunomonas phycophila genome encodes the following:
- a CDS encoding ABC transporter ATP-binding protein: protein MAALTIDNVEKSYGQAKVLKGINIAIDQGEFLILVGPSGCGKSTLMNSIAGLEDVTGGRILLGDEDVTHASPKDRDIAMVFQSYALYPNMTVRENIAFGLEIRKMPKKEREEEVQRVSTLLQIEHLLDRKPANLSGGQRQRVAMGRALARRPRLYLFDEPLSNLDAKLRVEMRTEIKKLHQRLGTTIVYVTHDQIEAMTLADRIAVMKDGELLQLDTPQEIYDNPVNQFVAGFMGSPAMNFMSVVLVKNGEGYGVEFIDGNGQKIILPMPQTMDLSAYVGKTVTLGLRPEMITDPVPHKENMDTVVSVDVKVEVIEPTGADTMVVTEVNGVEVNCRVNPRYPVKPGEVASLMFDMSKAVLFDAQTQARIDV, encoded by the coding sequence ATGGCTGCGTTAACAATTGATAATGTAGAAAAAAGTTACGGTCAGGCGAAGGTTCTGAAAGGGATCAATATAGCGATTGATCAGGGTGAGTTTCTAATCTTAGTGGGCCCGTCAGGATGTGGTAAGTCTACGCTAATGAACAGCATAGCAGGTCTTGAGGATGTAACTGGTGGTCGTATCTTATTAGGTGATGAGGATGTTACCCATGCCTCGCCTAAAGATCGTGATATAGCGATGGTATTCCAGTCTTACGCGCTTTATCCCAATATGACTGTTCGTGAAAATATCGCCTTTGGTTTAGAAATTCGTAAAATGCCAAAGAAAGAACGCGAAGAAGAAGTGCAGCGGGTGTCTACCCTGCTGCAAATTGAGCATTTATTGGACCGTAAACCAGCCAATTTGTCGGGTGGTCAGCGCCAGCGCGTAGCGATGGGCCGCGCATTGGCACGTCGCCCGCGCTTGTATTTGTTTGATGAGCCCTTGTCGAACCTAGATGCAAAGCTACGTGTTGAGATGCGTACCGAAATTAAAAAACTGCATCAGCGTTTGGGTACCACTATTGTTTATGTTACTCACGATCAAATTGAAGCGATGACCTTGGCTGATCGTATCGCGGTTATGAAAGATGGAGAGTTGTTGCAGCTTGATACGCCGCAAGAAATTTACGATAACCCGGTAAACCAGTTTGTCGCCGGGTTTATGGGATCGCCAGCTATGAACTTTATGTCAGTGGTGCTGGTAAAAAATGGTGAGGGTTACGGTGTGGAGTTTATTGATGGCAATGGCCAGAAGATAATTTTACCTATGCCTCAAACTATGGATTTATCTGCTTACGTTGGCAAAACAGTCACGCTGGGCTTGCGTCCTGAAATGATTACCGACCCGGTGCCGCATAAAGAGAATATGGATACGGTGGTTTCTGTGGATGTAAAAGTTGAGGTGATTGAACCCACCGGAGCTGACACCATGGTAGTGACTGAGGTGAATGGTGTTGAAGTTAACTGTCGGGTTAATCCGCGTTATCCGGTTAAACCCGGAGAGGTGGCATCATTGATGTTTGATATGAGCAAAGCGGTCTTGTTTGATGCTCAAACACAGGCACGTATTGATGTGTAA
- a CDS encoding carbohydrate ABC transporter permease — MTPTLLMVMVCMYGYIIWTALLSLTSSRMLPVWKFIGTGQYEKLFANDRWLVSLDNLVVFGALFILTCLALGIVLAIFLDQKIRAEGALRTIYLYPMAISFIVTGTAWKWLLNPSLGLEKMFHSWGFESVQLDWLVDPDRVVFCLVIAAVWQSSGFVMAMFLAGLRGVDQDMIKAAQLDGASMPMIYRRVILPSLKPVFFSAFVILAHIAIKSFDLVAALTGGGPGYSSDLPANFMYTHAFTRAQMGLGAASAMVMLGGVLAILVPYLYSELRGKKNA; from the coding sequence ATGACCCCAACGTTGTTGATGGTTATGGTTTGTATGTACGGTTACATTATATGGACCGCGCTTTTATCGCTTACCAGCTCTCGTATGCTGCCTGTCTGGAAATTTATTGGTACAGGGCAATACGAAAAGCTCTTTGCTAATGACCGCTGGTTAGTGTCGTTAGATAATTTGGTTGTCTTTGGTGCTCTGTTTATTCTCACGTGTTTGGCGTTAGGTATCGTTCTTGCGATTTTCTTGGACCAGAAAATTCGTGCTGAAGGTGCTTTGCGTACTATCTATCTTTATCCCATGGCTATTTCATTCATTGTGACAGGTACAGCTTGGAAGTGGCTGCTTAATCCATCGCTGGGTTTAGAGAAAATGTTCCATAGCTGGGGGTTCGAGAGTGTTCAGCTTGATTGGTTAGTTGATCCTGATCGTGTCGTCTTTTGTTTGGTGATTGCGGCGGTTTGGCAGTCTTCGGGCTTTGTGATGGCTATGTTCTTGGCCGGTTTGCGTGGTGTTGATCAGGATATGATTAAAGCGGCGCAGCTCGATGGGGCTTCCATGCCGATGATATATCGCCGAGTGATTTTGCCGAGTTTAAAACCTGTCTTTTTTAGTGCCTTTGTTATCTTGGCGCACATTGCTATTAAGAGCTTTGATTTGGTCGCGGCATTAACGGGTGGTGGCCCTGGTTATAGCTCAGATTTGCCGGCGAACTTTATGTATACGCATGCCTTTACGCGTGCGCAGATGGGCTTAGGTGCTGCCAGTGCAATGGTTATGTTGGGCGGCGTATTAGCGATACTTGTACCGTATCTTTACTCAGAGCTACGAGGAAAGAAAAATGCCTAA
- a CDS encoding ABC transporter substrate-binding protein, whose protein sequence is MKNLKYCLSGLALSVAASVSQAAEVEVLHYLTSSGEAAAINVLKEYLGESGHTWKDFAVAGGGGESAMTVLKSRAISGNPPAAAQIKGLDIQEWGDLGFLTDLDGVATAGKWDTLLPPVVSNVMKYDGKYVAVPVNVHRVNWLWANPEPFRKAGLGIPTTWEQFLEVAPKLKEAGVIPLAHGGQAWQDATLFEAVALGVGGPEFYSKAFVDHDEATLKGAEMINVFKTFKKLRDFIDPNASGRDWNIATSMVINGEAAMQIMGDWAKGEFTAAGKKPGVDYVCLAAPDTSGTFTFNIDSFAMFALSDDDASKAQGKLAELVMDPAFQETFNLNKGSIPARMGMNRAPFDSCALASMDAFEASSASGTLVPSMAHGLATTSQVQGAIYDVVTNFFNSDTSAEDAVETLARSVKAAQL, encoded by the coding sequence ATGAAAAATTTAAAGTATTGTCTCTCTGGTTTAGCTTTATCGGTAGCTGCAAGCGTATCGCAAGCGGCTGAGGTAGAGGTTCTCCATTACCTGACATCCAGTGGTGAAGCGGCAGCTATTAATGTATTGAAAGAATACTTGGGCGAATCTGGCCATACATGGAAAGATTTTGCTGTAGCTGGCGGTGGTGGTGAATCAGCGATGACGGTGCTCAAGTCCCGCGCTATTTCGGGTAACCCTCCTGCGGCGGCTCAGATCAAAGGTTTAGATATTCAAGAGTGGGGTGACCTCGGTTTTCTAACGGATCTTGATGGCGTAGCGACGGCAGGTAAGTGGGATACTTTATTACCCCCTGTTGTTAGCAATGTAATGAAATACGACGGTAAATACGTAGCCGTGCCGGTTAACGTGCACCGTGTTAACTGGCTGTGGGCTAACCCAGAACCTTTCCGTAAAGCAGGCTTGGGTATCCCGACGACGTGGGAGCAGTTTCTTGAAGTTGCACCTAAGTTAAAAGAAGCGGGTGTCATTCCACTGGCTCATGGTGGTCAAGCATGGCAGGACGCTACATTATTTGAAGCAGTAGCGTTGGGTGTTGGTGGCCCAGAGTTTTATAGCAAAGCCTTTGTTGATCATGATGAAGCGACGCTGAAAGGCGCCGAAATGATCAACGTCTTCAAAACTTTTAAAAAGTTACGTGATTTTATCGACCCGAATGCCAGCGGTCGTGATTGGAATATTGCTACCTCAATGGTCATTAATGGCGAGGCGGCAATGCAGATCATGGGTGACTGGGCGAAAGGCGAATTTACCGCCGCGGGCAAAAAGCCAGGTGTGGATTATGTATGCCTAGCCGCACCCGATACTAGCGGAACCTTTACGTTTAATATTGATTCATTCGCGATGTTCGCGCTGAGCGATGATGACGCATCAAAAGCGCAAGGTAAACTAGCTGAGCTGGTGATGGACCCTGCTTTCCAAGAGACTTTTAATTTGAACAAAGGTTCTATCCCTGCACGTATGGGAATGAACCGTGCACCGTTTGATAGCTGCGCTTTGGCATCAATGGATGCGTTTGAAGCAAGCTCGGCTAGCGGTACGCTAGTGCCAAGTATGGCGCATGGTTTGGCGACTACTTCGCAAGTCCAAGGTGCGATATACGATGTGGTGACTAACTTCTTCAATAGCGATACGTCGGCTGAAGATGCGGTTGAAACACTGGCGCGTTCTGTTAAAGCCGCTCAACTGTAA
- a CDS encoding ATP-binding protein has product MKPRFLQRLIKSPLTLTSRILIALAAGVILAQTISAVVWYTQWRADSELRVREVSQHMAFRVASTVQFFTSLPTSYRHVVLNQLRDMGGTRFFVTLNREYIHIRDLPDSPLKTVVVNEFQQALKKQLGIDPDTVHIKFSRPADLHVLNNETLLDDLPARWADLSLLVRPSGSPILVMQLPISDKEWLYLATVMPDAQFLDAASPLSTERLMSLVISLMVILLLGVWIVRVLLRPLRQLVRALESFGKGEQKHLPERGSQEVITAAKAFNAMQGRIQRYLDDREKLFASISHDLKTPITRLRLRAEMLEDDKQREAMARDLEDLDIMVKGALQSVKDTDIHENRVEVDLWRMMLYMADGADIAGKKIELSGQQRQPYLGKPLALKRCIGNLLDNALYYGKEAYVTVTDSDVALIISIRDQGPGIPDSQLVRVFQPYTRLTTDHSNHPGMGLGLSISRNIARAHGGEVSLRNHPQGGLVVTVTLPRG; this is encoded by the coding sequence GTGAAACCCCGCTTTTTGCAACGATTGATTAAAAGCCCCTTAACGCTTACCAGCCGTATATTAATAGCGCTTGCTGCCGGTGTTATCTTGGCGCAAACCATAAGTGCGGTTGTGTGGTATACACAATGGCGTGCTGACAGTGAGTTGCGTGTGCGCGAAGTGTCCCAGCATATGGCTTTTCGGGTTGCTTCTACGGTTCAATTTTTTACGTCTTTGCCTACATCTTACCGACATGTCGTGCTCAACCAGTTGCGTGATATGGGTGGGACGCGCTTTTTTGTAACACTCAATCGCGAATATATACATATTAGGGATTTGCCTGACTCGCCGCTTAAAACCGTAGTGGTGAATGAGTTTCAACAGGCGCTTAAAAAACAGTTGGGGATTGATCCTGACACTGTCCATATCAAATTTTCTCGCCCCGCTGACCTTCATGTGCTTAATAACGAAACCCTTTTAGACGATCTGCCTGCCCGTTGGGCTGATTTAAGTTTACTCGTGCGCCCCAGTGGTTCGCCTATATTAGTCATGCAGCTGCCTATCAGTGATAAAGAGTGGTTGTATTTGGCTACGGTGATGCCTGATGCGCAATTTTTAGACGCGGCGTCTCCTTTATCTACAGAGCGTTTAATGTCGCTTGTTATATCTCTAATGGTTATTTTGCTGCTTGGAGTATGGATTGTGCGCGTGTTATTGCGTCCCTTGCGGCAGCTAGTGCGGGCATTGGAGTCTTTTGGTAAAGGGGAGCAAAAGCACTTGCCTGAAAGAGGGTCCCAGGAAGTGATTACGGCGGCCAAAGCGTTTAACGCGATGCAGGGTCGTATTCAGCGCTATTTGGATGATCGTGAAAAATTGTTTGCTTCTATTTCCCATGACCTCAAAACACCAATAACGCGTTTGCGTTTACGAGCTGAAATGCTTGAGGATGATAAACAAAGAGAGGCGATGGCGCGCGACTTAGAAGACCTAGATATTATGGTGAAAGGAGCTTTGCAAAGCGTTAAGGATACGGATATCCATGAGAATCGCGTTGAAGTCGATTTATGGAGGATGATGCTATACATGGCTGATGGCGCTGATATTGCCGGTAAGAAAATTGAGCTATCGGGTCAGCAGCGACAACCCTATCTGGGTAAACCTTTGGCATTAAAACGATGTATTGGTAACTTGCTAGATAATGCTTTGTACTATGGTAAAGAAGCCTATGTAACTGTTACCGATAGTGATGTTGCCCTAATTATCAGTATCCGAGACCAAGGGCCGGGTATCCCTGATTCTCAGCTAGTACGCGTGTTTCAGCCTTATACCCGCCTCACAACAGACCATTCTAATCACCCTGGCATGGGGCTGGGCTTGTCGATCAGTCGGAATATAGCTCGCGCTCACGGCGGGGAGGTGTCTTTGCGTAATCACCCTCAAGGAGGTTTGGTCGTCACGGTAACGTTACCTCGTGGTTAG
- a CDS encoding carbohydrate ABC transporter permease — protein sequence MPNAMTKTTSLTQRLLRYGLYAILLVMAFVYLMPLWVMLLTSLKDVEEIRTGTLLSLPGSLNFDAWGKAWGSACTGGTCEGISPYLMNSFMIVIPAVVISTLLGALNGYVIAMWRFRGSELFFGLLLIGCFIPFQVVLLPMARTLSFFGLANTTTGLVMVHVVYGVAFTTLFFRNFYIALPKELISAARLDGAGFFRIFWRIVLPLSTPIIVVTVIWQFTQIWNDFLFGVVFSGFDTQPVTVALNNLVNTSFGGKQYNVDMAAALIAAAPTLLVYVFAGKYFVRGLTAGAVKG from the coding sequence ATGCCTAATGCAATGACGAAAACAACCAGTCTGACGCAGCGTTTATTGCGTTACGGTTTGTATGCCATTCTACTGGTTATGGCATTTGTTTATTTAATGCCGCTTTGGGTGATGTTGCTGACATCGCTTAAAGATGTTGAAGAAATCCGAACGGGTACCTTGCTGTCGTTACCGGGTTCATTGAATTTTGACGCGTGGGGCAAAGCGTGGGGGAGTGCTTGCACCGGTGGTACATGCGAAGGGATTTCTCCTTATCTCATGAACTCTTTCATGATTGTGATCCCCGCTGTGGTTATTTCTACCTTGTTAGGGGCGCTTAACGGGTATGTGATTGCTATGTGGCGCTTTCGCGGCAGTGAGCTGTTTTTTGGGCTGCTTTTGATCGGCTGCTTCATCCCGTTTCAGGTGGTCTTATTACCGATGGCGCGCACACTGAGTTTCTTTGGGCTCGCGAACACAACAACCGGCTTAGTGATGGTGCATGTAGTCTATGGTGTTGCTTTTACGACCTTGTTCTTTCGTAATTTTTATATCGCGCTTCCTAAAGAGTTGATTAGTGCTGCACGTTTAGATGGTGCCGGATTCTTCCGTATTTTCTGGCGTATTGTTCTTCCACTATCCACGCCCATTATTGTTGTGACAGTCATCTGGCAGTTTACGCAAATCTGGAATGACTTCTTATTTGGCGTGGTGTTCTCTGGTTTTGATACGCAACCTGTCACGGTGGCGCTTAACAATCTGGTTAACACCAGCTTTGGGGGTAAGCAATATAACGTGGATATGGCCGCTGCTCTGATAGCAGCCGCGCCAACACTGCTGGTGTATGTGTTTGCAGGTAAATATTTTGTTCGCGGTCTGACCGCCGGTGCTGTGAAAGGCTAA